The sequence TTCCGCGGCTCCGTGTCGACCTATCACGCCTTCGACGAGAACAAGCGCTTCATCCTCGCCGGCCGCATGGCCGCCGGCAGCATCATCGGCGCGGGACTCTACGACGTGCCGCCGCAGCGGCGCTTCTATGTCGGCGGCGGCGGTTCGCTACGCGGCTATGACTACCAGTCCGCCAGCCCGCGCAATGAGGACGGCATCATCATCGGCGGGCGCAGCTTCTTCGAAGCGTCGGTAGAGGCCCGCCTGCGCGTCACCGACACCATCGGCATCGTGCCGTTCTTCGACATGGGTTCGGCCTTCGCCTCCGAATGGCCGGACTTCGATAGCATCAAGTACTCGGCGGGCATCGGCCTGCGTTATTACACCGCGATCGGTCCTCTGCGGGTGGACCTCGCCTTCCCGCTCAATCCCGGGCCCGAGGATGGTGATTTCGGAGTCTATGTCAGCCTGGGGCAGGCCTTCTGATGACGCGCGCGCTCAAAATGCTTGGAATGGTCCTGCTCGCGCTGCTGCTGGTGCTGGTCGGCGCCTTCGGCGCGCTGCAAACGCCGCCGGGCAAAGCGCTGCTCGCCAACATCGCCTCGTCGCTGGCCTCCTCTCCGGGACTTATCGTTTCCGTACGCGGCCTCAGGGGATTCGTGCCGTTCGATATGAGCGTGGAGGCCATTGACCTCGCCGATGCCGAAGGGCCGTTCGCCCGCATTGAGGACACCCGGCTCGAATGGCGCCCCCTGGCGCTGCTCTCCGGGCGTGTGGAGGTCACGTCACTGTCCGCGGCACGCGTCAGCCTGAACCGCCGCCCGGTGCTGCCGTCCTCGCCCGCAAATGCCAATGGGGGATCAAGCTTCGCCTTCCCCGTGCAGATCCAGTCGCTTGCGATCGCCGACATCACCCTCGCCGAGCCTGTGCTCGACCATGCGGCGCGACTGTCCTTCAGTGGCTCTGCCGACCTCGCCTCGCTGACACAAGGCCTGTCGGCGACCTTCGCGTTCGAGCGGCTTGATGCACCGGGCTCGCTAAAGGGTTCTGCCGGCTACGCACCGGAGGCCGGCTTCCTCAACCTGGACATCACCGCGCGCGAACCGGCTGGCGGTTTGATGGCGCGCGCCGCCGGTTTCGACGGCTTGCCCGAGATTTCAGCCGACGTGAAAGGCGCCGGGCCGCTGGATGCCTGGGACGGACATTTGCGCCTGCGCGTGGGCGATCTAGCGGAAGCCAGCGGCGCCGCGGGGGTTCGCGCGGTCGCCACCGGGCACAAGATCAACCTTGCCCTTGACGCGGATCTGGCGCGTATTTTGCCGGCAAATATATCGCCGCTCTTTGAAGGTCGCAGTGAGTTAGCCGGCTCAGGAACAGTGGATTCCGGGCTGAATCTGGCCATTGAGAGTTTTACGGCCCACACCGCAGGCTTCCAGGCTCGCCTGAGCGGCTCGCTGATGGCCGATCAGTCCGCCGATCTCGCCTTCGAGGCCCAATTGGGCGACGCCGCGCGCTATGCTGAGCTCGCGCCGGGCATAGACTGGCAGGAACTCGCCCTGTCAGGCACGCTCAAAGGTGCGGTGCTCCGGCCAACCGTCGAGGCGCGAATCACCGCCGCTCAGCTGGCAGGAAAAGACTACCGCGCCGCGGCCGCAGCCGCCACGGTCCGGACGTTGCCGGATGCGGGAGGCGCCCTCGCTTTCGCCATTGAGGGAACGGCGAATGGGCTGTCGGCGCCGGACCCGGACGCTGCCGCAGCGCTTGGCACCGAGGCACGCTTTTCTGCCTCGGGAACTCTCCCCGCCAACGGCGCCGCGGTGCTTGAGGCCGCTTCCGCCGATCTCGCGGCGATAACCGCACGCTTTGCCGGGCATGCCGACTCGCGCGCCATCGACGGTGATCTTAATGTCAGCCGGCTCAACCTTGCCGCCTTCTCACCGCTTGCCGGCCGTCCCCTCGCCGGTTCAGCCGTGGTCGACGCCCGGCTTTCCGCCTCCACCGATTTCAGCCGCGCCAGCGCCGTCGTAAAAGGCCGCGCGGAGCGGCTCGAGACGGGTATCGAGCGGCTCGACGCACTGTTGGGCCGCAGCGTCCGCATCGACGGCGCCCTCGCCCGCGACGGCGCCAACGCGCTGGCCGTGGACAATCTGAAGATCGATACCGATGGCATCTCTGCGACCGTCAATGGCCGCCTCGCCACGGATGTCGCCAACCTGACCGCCGCGCTTACCCTGGACGATCTGGCGCGGCTCGATCCGCGCCTGGCCGGCGGAGCCGAGGCCAACGCCGCCTTCTCCGGGACGCTCGAGGCCCTCGGCGTGACGGCGACGTTGCACGTGCCGAATGGCATGGCGGAAGGCCGGCCGCTGCGCGATCTCACAATCGACATCAGCGCAACAGACATTACCAGGCAACTCGCTGGCGCCTTCACCCTGGCCGGTGAGATTGGCGGCAAGCCGGCGCGCGGCATCGCCGCGCTGCGGACGCAGCCGGACGGAACCCGCCAGCTGTCAGGCCTCGATCTCGCCATCGGTTCAGTCACGGCCCGTGGCGACCTGGCGCTGAGCCCCGCCGGTTTGGCCTCAGGGAGGCTCGCGATCGTTGCGGGCGACCTCGCCGACATTGCCGCGCTCACCCTCACGGAGATGGCGGGCGCGCTGAACGCCGATGTCACGCTGAGCGTCGCGCAGGGCCGCCAGAACGCCGATATACGCGCGAGCGCCCAGCAGCTGCGGGCGTTCGACCAGAGCGTCGGCTCCGCCGAGATCAATGGCCGCGTTCTCGATCTGCGCGGCGTGCCTATGCTGGATGGCACGGCGGCCTTGCGCGCCGTCTCGGT comes from Ancylobacter polymorphus and encodes:
- a CDS encoding translocation/assembly module TamB domain-containing protein gives rise to the protein MTRALKMLGMVLLALLLVLVGAFGALQTPPGKALLANIASSLASSPGLIVSVRGLRGFVPFDMSVEAIDLADAEGPFARIEDTRLEWRPLALLSGRVEVTSLSAARVSLNRRPVLPSSPANANGGSSFAFPVQIQSLAIADITLAEPVLDHAARLSFSGSADLASLTQGLSATFAFERLDAPGSLKGSAGYAPEAGFLNLDITAREPAGGLMARAAGFDGLPEISADVKGAGPLDAWDGHLRLRVGDLAEASGAAGVRAVATGHKINLALDADLARILPANISPLFEGRSELAGSGTVDSGLNLAIESFTAHTAGFQARLSGSLMADQSADLAFEAQLGDAARYAELAPGIDWQELALSGTLKGAVLRPTVEARITAAQLAGKDYRAAAAAATVRTLPDAGGALAFAIEGTANGLSAPDPDAAAALGTEARFSASGTLPANGAAVLEAASADLAAITARFAGHADSRAIDGDLNVSRLNLAAFSPLAGRPLAGSAVVDARLSASTDFSRASAVVKGRAERLETGIERLDALLGRSVRIDGALARDGANALAVDNLKIDTDGISATVNGRLATDVANLTAALTLDDLARLDPRLAGGAEANAAFSGTLEALGVTATLHVPNGMAEGRPLRDLTIDISATDITRQLAGAFTLAGEIGGKPARGIAALRTQPDGTRQLSGLDLAIGSVTARGDLALSPAGLASGRLAIVAGDLADIAALTLTEMAGALNADVTLSVAQGRQNADIRASAQQLRAFDQSVGSAEINGRVLDLRGVPMLDGTAALRAVSVADVAVDTATLRATGNATGTDLTVEALTQGTNLRAGGRLEPRPDGAHLRLDRLTATRPGLNAALSAPATLTLTGGTVAIDRFALAAGGGTATVSGTVGERLDLAVDLRALPLSLLNIVAPETNLSGTLAGTARIGGTASAPTGPFDLRITRLSRPDLASSGAGPFDIAANGTLGNGRAQLRATIAGTNLQNFTVSGSVPLGAGDLDLALRGAINLAIANPMLAATGARITGIANVDATLRGTAAAPRAGGTVRVSGGRFDDSVNGVALSNIDAVLTGTDRSVTITSFRAATTNGGSITGRGNVALDPAAGYPGRIDLDLVNAALVNSDLMRLVAEGRLGVEGAFLNGPRLTGRLVLRALDINVPDRFPGGVQDLNVRHVNASAEFKRKSPTVQRQQGPAPPARNGVALDLVLSAPNNNVFVRGLGIEAQLGGELKLTGTTRAPVTLGAFQLRRGSFDFGGRRLTFTRGTITFTGNTDPELDFIAETTTTDITARVLVSGPASRPVVSFSSTPTLPQDEVISRLLFGRSAGSLNGGQALQLAQAAAQFSGGAGVLENVRRSLGVDSLELGTDAAGTGGQVGLGRRLNDNIYLGVRQGTSAGSSRVTVDVDVTRNIRLQGATGADGAAEVGIGAQWDY